The following are encoded together in the Neospora caninum Liverpool complete genome, chromosome IV genome:
- a CDS encoding ubiquinol-cytochrome c reductase iron-sulfur subunit, related — protein MAFLSSPLFAAKASLAARVHTLGCPATVASPLCARSFTSPLSAVLLPVSPRRHFSVYSHNIRPDKHELPASEVPLFYNRFDQADHPSLWQLEEQQQQKHLDKEVTDVSELVEPVSSPHQTEGWFKRVRYWHYKETAEPTFPRTPDLSKGELAAGATVTRTSVWHDPNEPAIVSISRFTPDNFRAVGFAENIPNPDSTNSDAHPDFREYRLGPGSVDRRPFVYFMSASYFFITASMMRSFLCKWVHYWWVSRDMLAAGTTEVDLRPIQEGMTAVFKWRGKPVFVRHRTAEDIAKAQADDALIGTMKDPQLDSERCPRPQWLINIGVCTHLGCIPTDGGNYGGWFCPCHGSHYDTSGRIRLGPAPANLELPPTVFLDDHTVKLG, from the exons atggcctttctctcctcgccgctcttcgccgcAAAGGCGAGCCTCGCCGCGCGAGTCCACACGCTGGGCTGTCCGGCCACTGTCGCCTCCCCGCTGTGTGCTCGCTCTTTCActtctccgctctcggctgtccttcttcccgtctcgccgcGTCGCCACTTCTCTGTCTACAGCCACAACATCCGCCCAGACAAGCACGAGTTGCCTGCCTCAGAGGTTCCCCTCTTCTACAACCGTTTTGATCAGGCAGATCACCCGTCACTGTGGCAGCTGGAGGAACAGCAACAGCAAAAACACCTCGACAAGGAAGTCACCGATGTGTCGGAACTCGTCGAGCCCGTCAGCAGCCCCCACCAGACTGAGGGTTGGTTCAAACGCGTCAGGTACTGGCACTACAAGGAGACCGCGGAGCCAACTTTCCCTCGAACTCCCGATCTCTCGAAAGGAG aacTGGCGGCCGGTGCGACTGTCACGCGCACGAGTGTGTGGCACGACCCGAACGAGCCGGCGATCGTTTCCATCTCTCGCTTCACTCCCGACAACTTCCGAGCCGTCGGTTTCGCGGAAAACATTCCCAATCCGGACTCCACCAACAGCGACGCTCATCCCGACTTCCGCGAGTATCGCCTCGGGCCTGGCAGCGTCGACCGTCGACCTTTTGTCTACTTCATGTCGGCTTCGTATTTCTTCATCACGGCGTCCATGatgcgttcttttctctgcaaaTGGGTCCACTATTGGTGGGTGTCGAGG GACATGCTTGCTGCTGGAACGACAGAAGTTGACCTGCGACCGATTCAAGAGGGTATGACGGCAGTCTTCAAGTGGCGTGGCAAGCCCGTTTTTGTGCGTCATCGTACAGCTGAGGACATCGCCAAGGCTCA GGCGGACGACGCATTGATTGGAACAATGAAGGACCCTCAGTTAGATAGCGAGCGCTGCCCTCGGCCCCAATGGCTCATTAATatcggtgtatgtacacaccTCGGGTGTATCCCCACCGATGGCGGCAACTACGGCGGCTGGTTCTGCCCGTGCCATGGCTCGCACTATGATACGTCAG GTCGGATCCGCCTTGGCCCCGCCCCCGCCAACCTCGAACTACCACCGACAGTTTTCCTCGATGACCATACCGTCAAACTGGGCtaa
- a CDS encoding srs domain-containing protein, with protein MPRSGSMRQRRGGFGSKACKFTAACMSGVLLFCSGEGVAEHLREGLQNRGLEEVRSAATNPILTVQGTTARCELNQNGGQTAQAAATGSLTLSQKNLTAALECVGENIASIPADMTNVCQPNNKSERTNQCIFEDSTSAGAEVALDTLLGVATDAQWTKDRQTERKPPNTEMWTLQLKKTDLPFSEKTFLIGCQGGSNSGSNGKNACKLTVNVEARASSVGDNNVVTCAYGKDSNPEPLEVEMSTEKNTLTIDCGSEGSLKPATNSAEYCDPQNTDLENCAHKFVDILPTFVTSWWATTGNSAKLTIPQTDFPEADQQILLGCVPTTTASEGTKNTGQTDAETGTPTSCRVLVTIKSSSSASYGSPTMQMLAAASGAAAVTGLIVGSL; from the coding sequence ATGCCGAGATCCGGGAGCATGCGGCAACGGCGTGGAGGGTTTGGGTCAAAGGCCTGCAAGTTCACGGCTGCTTGCATGAGTGGAGTCTTGTTGTTTTGCAGCGGAGAGGGCGTTGCAGAACACCTACGTGAAGGACTTCAGAACAGGGGTTTGGAGGAAGTACGCTCAGCCGCCACAAACCCTATCTTAACAGTCCAGGGCACAACCGCCAGATGCGAGTTAAACCAGAACGGTGGTCAGACAGCTCAGGCTGCAGCTACTGGCTCTTTGACGCTGTCGCAGAAGAATCTGACAGCTGCCCTGGAATGTGTCGGTGAGAATATAGCATCGATTCCAGCAGACATGACGAATGTATGTCAGCCAAATAACAAGAGTGAAAGAACAAATCAGTGCATATTTGAAGACAGCACCTCAGCAGGGGCAGAAGTCGCGTTGGACACGTTACTCGGCGTAGCAACCGACGCTCAGTGGACAAAGGATCGGCAAACAGAAAGGAAGCCGCCCAACACAGAAATGTGGACGCTGCAACTGAAGAAAACAGACCTTCCTTTTTCGGAGAAAACCTTCCTCATTGGGTGCCAAGGCGGCTCGAATTCGGGATCCAATGGTAAAAACGCGTGCAAGCTCACTGTAAatgtggaagcgagagcgtCTTCTGTTGGAGACAACAACGTTGTCACCTGCGCTTACGGCAAAGACAGCAACCCTGAGCCGTTGGAGGTGGAGATGtcaacagagaagaacaccCTGACCATTGACTGTGGCTCCGAGGGTTCGCTGAAACCTGCAACAAATAGCGCTGAGTACTGCGATCCACAGAACACAGACTTGGAAAATTGCGCACACAAGTTTGTGGATATTCTACCTACGTTCGTGACCAGCTGGTGGGCGACGACGGGTAACTCTGCTAAGCTGACAATCCCCCAGACAGACTTTCCGGAAGCTGACCAGCAGATCCTTTTGGGCTGCGTCCCGACAACGACTGCTTCGGAAGGCACCAAGAATACCGGACAAACTGACGCAGAGACCGGTACACCAACGAGTTGCCGCGTTCTGGTGACTATCAAGTCCAGCAGCTCTGCTTCGTATGGATCACCGACTATGCAAATGTTAGCTGCAGCCTCGGGAGCGGCTGCAGTGACAGGGCTGATTGTTGGCTCCTTGTAA
- a CDS encoding het-R, related: MASLVCAISGVIPEEPVFSVKTGLIYEKRLIKKHLETSGVCPVTSQSLSEDDLSDVKCPKAARPRPVTAASIPGLLSLFQSEWDATMTEVFALKQHLETARQQLSQSLYQQDAATRVISRLLRERDASRQQVHALQQQLLQAQKRAAASGAGGDADEEPGLSEELVQQMQALAKQLLVARKKRQIDDVLPASRAASFKCIYSLPLHSSADRGVLCCEFDPKNPKSVTATGGYDGNVILFDLEKQKTLYKLTGHTKAVRSTKLHVSEPVVISASDDKTVRIWRASGDGPYKTAATIRKHRGEVTCLSLHPLGNYFASCAADKSWAFSDIQDGRCLQMQRNLSCQYKCVSFHPDGMILGGGGVDGSVHIWDMKGLAYRAALKGHGGPINQLAFSENGYYLATASSDGTVRLWDLRKSLSFQTIDMNEANPGEGDKQKLEAACVTFDKSGQYIACGATNNAIALYHFEARAAAANVINLLDHTDKVTDVKIGEGAAMLLSSSMDRTVRVWTPAEEDEE; this comes from the exons ATGGCGTCTCTCGTTTGCGCCATATCCGGCGTCATTCCGGAGGAGCCGGTTTTCTCCGTTAAGACAGGACTCATCTACGAGAAGCGTCTGATTAAGAAGCATCTCGAAACCAGCGGCGTCTGCCCAGTTACTTCTCAGTCGCTGAGTGAAGATGATCTCTCAGATGTAAAAT gtccgaaggcggcgcgcccTCGACCTGTGACCGCCGCGTCGATTCCTGGGttgctgtcgctcttccaGAGTGAATGGGACGCGACTATGACGGAAGTCTTTGCTCTCAAACAACACCTCGAAACG GCCCGACAGCAACTAAGTCAATCTCTGTATCAACAGGATGCAGCAACCCGAGTTatttctcgtcttcttcgagagcgagacgcaagTCGCCAGCAAGTCCACGCACTGCAACAGCAGTTGCTTCAGGCGCAGAAGCGGGCTGCGGCGTCAGGGGCTGGAGGCGATGCTGATGAAGAACCCG GTTTATCCGAGGAGCTCGTCCAGCAGATGCAGGCGCTGGCCAAGCAGCTGCTggtggcgagaaagaaacgccaGATCGACGACGTCCTGCCGGCCTCCCGCGCGGCTTCGTTCAAGTGTATCTACAGCCTGCCTCTGCATTCGTCTGCTGACCGCGGAGTCTTGTGTTGTGAATTCGATCCGAAGAACCCGAAATCCGTCACGGCGACCGGGGGCTACGACGGCAATGTCATTCTCTTCGAtctggagaaacagaagacgtTGTATAAGTTGACGGGACACACCAAGGCTGTTCGGAGCACGAAGCTGCATGTGTCGGAGCCCGTTGTGATCTCGGCGTCCGATGATAAGACCGtcag GATTTGGCGAGCCTCCGGCGACGGCCCGTACAAAACGGCGGCGACCATTCGCAAGCATCGCGGCGAAGTCACTTGCCTCTCACTCCATCCCCTCGGCAATTACTTCGCTTCCTGCGCGGCAGATAAGTCTTGGGCGTTCTCCGACATACAAGACGGCAGATGCCTGCAAATGCAAAGAAACCTCTCTTGCCAG TACAAgtgcgtttctttccacCCCGATGGCATGATTCTTGGAGGAGGAGGCGTCGACGGCAGCGTGCACATCTGGGACATGAAGGGCTTGGCGTATCGCGCTGCGCTGAAGGGGCATGGCGGCCCCATCAATcaactcgccttctctgAAAACGGCTATTACCTCGCGACTGCTAGCAGCGATGGAACA GTTCGCTTGTGGGATCTAAGAaagtctctctcgttccaaACCATCGACATGAACGAGGCGAATCCCGGAGAGGGCGATAAACAGAAACTAGAAGCCGCGTGCGTCACTTTCGACAAGAGTGGGCAGTACATTGCATGCGGGGCGACTAATAATGCTATTGCTCTCTACCATTTCGAAGCCAGAGCTGCGGCGGCCAATGTCATTAATCTCCTGGATCACACCGACAAGGTGACAGATGTCAA GATCGGAGAAGGTGCCGCGAtgctgctgtcttcctccaTGGATCGAACTGTACGCGTGTGGACCcctgcagaggaagacgaagaatga